AGCTTGCGCACCCGCTGGTCAATCATATTCACGATCAAACCCGTCGCGAACGGCTCTCCTGAGGCATCTTTATCCGCGCCAAGCCCTTGCTGGGCCATCGACTGGCTCAGCACAAAAGGCGCGCGCAAATTGCTGCCCATATGCCTGTCCCAGCCTTCGCGGGTAGCGCTTTCAATCGTGTCGTATTCAAAGATTGACGCGTTATTCACAAGGCATGTCACAGGACCGCCCAATCCTTCAACAGCGTCCTCAAACAACTGCGTTGTCTCGGCGTCAGACAGCAGGTCGGCCTGCAAAGCAATCGCACGCTGACCGGAATTCCGAATGTCTCGCACAACATGCGCGGCACCCTCTTCGGAACTGGCGTAATGCACAGCAACGTCAAACCCGCGACTGCCCAGATATCGCGCCATAGCAGCGCCA
The Sulfitobacter noctilucicola genome window above contains:
- a CDS encoding SDR family oxidoreductase gives rise to the protein MKRALVTGAGNRLGAAMARYLGSRGFDVAVHYASSEEGAAHVVRDIRNSGQRAIALQADLLSDAETTQLFEDAVEGLGGPVTCLVNNASIFEYDTIESATREGWDRHMGSNLRAPFVLSQSMAQQGLGADKDASGEPFATGLIVNMIDQRVRKLTPEFMTYTLAKMGLWALTQTASQALAPSIRVNAIGPGPTLQGARQSDKHFADQRASTVLGRGANPADITAALGYFLDAPAVTGQLLCVDGGQHLGWKTPDVLGVE